In Cygnus olor isolate bCygOlo1 chromosome 12, bCygOlo1.pri.v2, whole genome shotgun sequence, one DNA window encodes the following:
- the SLC22A31 gene encoding putative solute carrier family 22 member 31 yields MVTQWDLVCASRWKVPLEQTTHLLGWTMGSVAAGLACDRFGRRPTFVVSLGLAVPLGLGVALAINFVMVLVARMLFGAALAGAFLSLYVARLEQCDPPHRLEVTMVAGFFWIAGELLLPGLAVLCRDWRVLQGAVTMILALLAACWWCPALLLESPRWLLATQQLERARKTLQALAESSGRGADDQGSLMAELETLAEGSPQPRYHAVCEIFSTRVIWKNSVILGFTAFIGSGIRHCFTRNLAPHLPRFSSYLALVGAEAVACLFLCLTAERFGRRAVLLLCTVLTGISSLLLLALTQYLLDLIVLTLSVVGITASHAVTMLSIFFASEVLPTVVRGAGLGLIVGASFVGKAAAPITAIPNSRGFFLHHLVFASFAILSVLSIMLLPESQGRGLPQSLQDGESQRRPPLFHRPPREDHLPLLAPRGIPHDYSRLVSSTKRALGPRHSPAATPPET; encoded by the exons ATGGTCACAcag TGGGACCTGGTGTGCGCCTCGCGCTGGAAGGTGCCCCTGGAGCAGACCACGCACTTGCTGGGCTGGACAATGGGCAGCGTCGCCGCCGGCCTGGCCTGTGACAG GTTCGGCCGCCGGCCCACCTTCGTGGTGTCCCTGGGGCTGGCCGTGCCCCTGGGGCTCGGCGTGGCGCTGGCCATCAACTTCGTCATGGTCCTGGTCGCGCGGATGCTCTTTGGGGCCGCGCTGGCGGGCgccttcctctccctctacGTGGCAC GGCTGGAGCAGTGCGACCCCCCGCACCGGCTGGAGGTGACGATGGTGGCCGGCTTCTTCTGGATCgccggggagctgctgctgccggggctGGCCGTGCTGTGCCGGGACTGGCGGGTCCTGCAGGGCGCCGTCACCATgatcctggctctgctggccGCCTGCTGGTG GTGCCCGGCGCTGCTGCTGGAGTCCCCGCGCTGGCTGCTGGCCACGCAGCAGCTCGAGAGGGCCAGGAAGACGCTGCAGGCGCTGGCCGAGAGCAGCGGCCGCGGTGCTGATGACCAGGGGAGCCTCATGGCGG AGCTGGAGACGCTGGCTGagggctccccccagccccgctaCCACGCCGTCTGCGAGATCTTCAGCACCAGGGTGATCTGGAAGAACAGCGTCATCCTCGGCTTCACCGC CTTCATCGGCTCCGGCATCCGGCACTGCTTCACCCGCAACCTGGCCCCGCACCTGCCCCGGTTCTCCTCCTACTTGGCGCTGGTGGGCGCCGAGGCGGTGgcctgcctcttcctctgcctcacCGCCGAGCGCTTCGGCCGCCGCGCCgtcctcctgctctgcaccGTCCTCACCGgcatctcctccctgctgctgctggccctcaCCCAGT ACCTGCTGGACCTCATCGTGCTGACCCTGTCGGTGGTGGGCATCACCGCCTCGCACGCCGTCACCATGCTCAGCATCTTCTTCGCCAGCGAGGTGCTCCCCACCGTGGTCAG GGGCGCCGGGCTGGGGCTGATCGTGGGGGCCAGCTTCGTGGGCAAGGCGGCCGCCCCCATCACGGCCATCCCCAACAGCCGCGGCTTCTTCCTGCACCACCTGGTGTTCGCCTCCTTCGCCATCCTCTCGGTGCTCAGCATCATGCTGCTGCCCGAGAGCCAGGGCCGCGGCCTGCCCCAGTCCCTGCAGGACGGCGAGAGCCAGCGCCGGCCCCCCCTGTTCCACCGCCCCCCCCGCGAGGACCACCTGCCCCTGCTCGCCCCCCGCGGCATCCCCCACGACTACTCCCGCCTCGTCTCCTCCACCAAGCGGGCGCTGGGCCCCCGACACAGCCCCGCGGCCACCCCCCCGGAGACGTAG